A genomic region of Ensifer adhaerens contains the following coding sequences:
- a CDS encoding sarcosine oxidase subunit alpha family protein, producing the protein MTGYRFSSGGLVDRSQSLSFTFDGRPLRGFVGDTLASALLANDQLLVGRSFKYHRPRGIVSAGPSEPNALVTLGSGARTDANTKATVAELYGGLTAKSQNRWPSLGFDVGAVNGVLSPFLGAGFYYKTFMWPKQAWERVYEPFIRRAAGLGRAVLERDPEAYEKSWAFCDLLVVGAGPAGLMAALIAGRAGLRVIVADEDFRLGGSLLSSGETIDGAPASVFADRTVAELQSLPNVTLLSRTTVFGWYDDNVFGAVERVQKHVAEPSSKLVSERVWRIAAKRALLATGAEERPLVFGGNDRPGVMMAGAMTTYAERYGVAAGKQVAIFTSGSGGYRTARALAAKGVAIAAIVDARADAADQAPDGIRVIRSASIVDTKGRQRLKGIVVERSGFEELIACDALGMSSGWSPIVHLACQRGAKPVWSEELKAFAAPDVGGGLRPVGAANGVYTLSGCLSDGAEKAAAIATDLGFSASPAAAPVVDGEEASFFSALWYVPGAKSKAFVDFQNDVHAKDLGLALREGFGHVEHAKRYTTNGMATDQGKLSNINAVGILAGMRGVSPAEVGTTTFRPFYTPVSFGALAGAARDEHAAPARKSPLHGWAKKNGATFVEAGLWHRSAWFPRAGEKTWRDSVDREVLNVRANVGLCDVSTLGKIEVFGPDAAEFLNRLYCNPVLKLPVGKARYGLMLREDGFVFDDGTVSRFDDEHFFVTTTTAMAGPVMAHMEYCAQALWPELEVRFTSSTDQWAQMAIAGPKARAVLQQIVDGDISDGAFPFLSARKIVLKSGVSARLFRISFSGELAFELAVPAGYGEAVADQIMEAGRPHEICAYGVEALNVLRLEKGLLTHAEFDGRVTPDDAGLGRMLSMQKADFIGKRLSTRYGLTAADRMQLVGLKPVDADKDMRAGAHLLKEGTKPSTLNDQGWVSSAGFSPVLGHAIALAFLKSGRERYGEKVIVFDKLRDQEIVAEVCDPVFVDPQNMKLKA; encoded by the coding sequence ATGACCGGATACCGTTTTTCCTCCGGCGGTCTCGTCGATCGCAGCCAGTCGCTGAGCTTCACCTTCGATGGGCGACCGTTGCGCGGCTTTGTCGGCGACACGCTTGCTTCTGCGCTACTTGCCAACGACCAGCTGCTCGTCGGGCGCAGCTTCAAGTATCATCGGCCGCGCGGCATCGTCAGCGCCGGGCCTTCCGAGCCGAACGCGCTCGTCACCCTCGGTTCCGGTGCGCGCACCGACGCCAACACCAAGGCGACCGTCGCCGAGCTCTATGGGGGGCTGACCGCCAAAAGCCAGAACCGCTGGCCGTCGCTCGGCTTCGATGTCGGGGCCGTCAACGGTGTCCTCTCGCCGTTCCTCGGCGCCGGCTTCTACTACAAGACCTTCATGTGGCCAAAGCAGGCCTGGGAACGGGTCTACGAGCCGTTCATTCGCCGTGCCGCCGGCCTCGGCCGAGCGGTGCTCGAGCGCGATCCTGAGGCCTACGAGAAATCCTGGGCCTTCTGTGACCTGCTCGTCGTCGGCGCCGGTCCAGCTGGCCTGATGGCGGCGTTGATCGCCGGCCGTGCTGGTCTCAGGGTTATCGTGGCCGATGAGGATTTCCGCCTTGGCGGTTCCCTGCTTTCGAGCGGTGAGACGATCGACGGCGCCCCGGCCTCCGTCTTTGCCGACCGTACGGTCGCGGAACTGCAATCGCTGCCCAACGTCACGCTGCTTTCGCGCACCACCGTTTTCGGCTGGTATGACGATAACGTCTTCGGTGCGGTCGAACGCGTGCAGAAGCACGTCGCCGAACCGTCTTCGAAGCTTGTAAGCGAACGCGTCTGGCGCATCGCTGCCAAGCGGGCCTTGCTCGCAACCGGTGCGGAGGAACGGCCACTGGTGTTCGGCGGCAACGATCGCCCGGGCGTGATGATGGCCGGTGCCATGACCACCTATGCCGAGCGTTACGGCGTGGCCGCCGGCAAGCAAGTTGCTATCTTCACGAGCGGAAGCGGCGGGTACCGCACCGCACGGGCGCTTGCGGCCAAGGGCGTCGCCATCGCGGCGATCGTCGATGCCAGGGCTGATGCCGCCGATCAGGCACCCGATGGCATCAGGGTCATTCGTTCCGCTTCGATCGTCGACACCAAGGGCAGGCAACGCCTCAAGGGCATCGTCGTCGAACGCTCCGGCTTCGAGGAACTTATCGCCTGCGATGCGCTCGGCATGTCCAGCGGCTGGAGCCCCATCGTGCATCTTGCCTGCCAGCGCGGTGCGAAGCCGGTCTGGTCGGAGGAGCTGAAGGCATTCGCTGCGCCCGATGTCGGTGGCGGCCTGCGTCCCGTGGGTGCGGCCAACGGCGTCTATACGCTCTCGGGTTGCCTTTCCGATGGTGCGGAGAAAGCCGCAGCGATTGCGACCGATCTCGGCTTCAGCGCCAGCCCGGCCGCAGCACCTGTCGTCGATGGCGAGGAGGCCTCCTTCTTCTCGGCGCTCTGGTATGTGCCGGGCGCCAAGTCGAAGGCCTTTGTCGATTTCCAGAACGACGTGCATGCGAAGGATCTCGGTCTGGCGTTGCGCGAAGGCTTCGGTCACGTGGAGCACGCCAAGCGCTACACGACCAACGGTATGGCGACCGATCAGGGCAAGCTTTCCAATATCAATGCCGTCGGCATTCTCGCGGGCATGCGCGGCGTCAGCCCGGCGGAGGTCGGCACCACCACCTTCCGGCCGTTCTACACGCCGGTCTCCTTCGGCGCGCTTGCCGGTGCGGCCCGCGACGAACATGCAGCACCCGCGCGCAAGTCGCCGCTGCATGGCTGGGCGAAGAAAAACGGCGCGACCTTTGTCGAGGCGGGGCTCTGGCATCGCTCCGCCTGGTTCCCGCGCGCCGGCGAGAAGACCTGGCGTGACAGCGTCGATCGCGAAGTGCTGAATGTGCGGGCCAATGTCGGCCTCTGCGACGTCTCGACCCTTGGCAAGATCGAAGTGTTCGGCCCCGATGCCGCGGAGTTCCTGAACCGGCTTTATTGCAACCCGGTCCTGAAGCTGCCGGTTGGAAAGGCGCGCTATGGCCTGATGCTGCGCGAAGATGGCTTTGTCTTCGACGACGGCACGGTCAGCCGGTTCGATGACGAGCATTTCTTCGTGACCACGACGACGGCGATGGCCGGCCCGGTCATGGCGCACATGGAATATTGTGCCCAGGCGCTCTGGCCGGAGCTCGAAGTCCGTTTCACGTCGTCGACCGACCAATGGGCGCAGATGGCGATTGCCGGTCCGAAGGCGCGCGCAGTGCTGCAGCAGATCGTCGACGGCGACATTTCCGACGGCGCATTTCCGTTCCTGTCCGCCCGCAAGATTGTCCTGAAAAGCGGCGTGTCGGCGCGGCTCTTCCGCATTTCCTTCTCTGGCGAACTGGCCTTCGAGCTGGCGGTGCCTGCAGGCTACGGTGAGGCGGTGGCGGATCAGATCATGGAGGCCGGCCGGCCGCATGAAATTTGCGCCTATGGGGTCGAGGCGTTGAATGTGCTGCGGCTCGAAAAGGGTTTGCTGACGCATGCCGAATTCGACGGTCGCGTGACGCCCGACGATGCCGGTCTCGGTCGCATGCTCTCGATGCAGAAGGCCGATTTCATCGGCAAGCGCCTGTCGACGCGCTATGGCCTGACGGCGGCCGACCGCATGCAACTTGTTGGCCTGAAGCCTGTCGATGCCGACAAGGACATGCGCGCCGGCGCTCATCTCCTGAAGGAAGGCACGAAGCCCTCGACATTGAACGATCAGGGTTGGGTGAGTTCGGCCGGCTTCTCGCCGGTGCTGGGGCACGCTATCGCGCTTGCCTTCCTGAAATCCGGGCGTGAGCGATATGGCGAGAAGGTCATCGTTTTCGACAAGCTGCGTGATCAGGAGATTGTCGCCGAGGTCTGCGACCCGGTCTTCGTCGATCCGCAAAACATGAAACTGAAGGCCTGA
- a CDS encoding sarcosine oxidase subunit beta family protein encodes MRYSAFSLVRNALSGNLNWKPQWRQPQPKPHYDVIIIGGGGHGLSTAYYLAKEFGVKNVAVLEKGYLGSGNVGRNTTIVRSNYMLPGNEPFYEFSMKLWEGLEQDLNYNVMLSQRGVIMLYHSDAQRDAYVRRGNAMWMEGVAAELIEREQLKKMIPFLNYDHARYPILGGLLQRRAGTARHDAVAWGYARGADRHGVDIIEHCEVTGIRRENGVVTGVETTKGFIGCGKLALAAAGNSSRVGEMADLKLPLESHVLQAFVTEGLKPCIDHVIVYGGGHFYISQSDKGGLVFGAEIDGYSSYAQRGNLATAEHVMEEGVTMIPGLSRVRVLRAWGGVMDMSMDGSPIIDRTSIDNLYLNCGWCYGGFKATPASGYCFAHLIAKNDTHPVARALRLDRFARGYAVDEAGAGPQPNLH; translated from the coding sequence ATGCGTTATTCCGCCTTCTCGCTCGTCAGGAACGCCCTTTCCGGAAACCTGAATTGGAAGCCGCAATGGCGCCAGCCGCAGCCGAAACCGCACTATGACGTGATCATCATCGGTGGCGGCGGGCACGGCCTCTCGACCGCCTATTATCTCGCCAAGGAATTCGGCGTGAAGAACGTCGCGGTGCTGGAGAAGGGCTATCTCGGTTCCGGCAATGTCGGCCGCAACACCACGATCGTACGTTCCAACTACATGCTGCCCGGCAACGAACCCTTCTACGAATTTTCGATGAAGCTCTGGGAAGGGCTCGAGCAGGATCTCAACTACAATGTGATGCTTTCGCAGCGTGGCGTCATCATGCTCTACCACAGCGACGCCCAGCGTGACGCCTATGTCCGCCGCGGCAACGCGATGTGGATGGAGGGCGTTGCCGCCGAACTCATCGAGCGCGAGCAGTTGAAGAAGATGATCCCTTTCCTCAATTACGATCACGCCCGCTATCCGATCCTCGGTGGTCTGTTGCAACGCCGCGCCGGTACGGCGCGGCATGATGCCGTTGCCTGGGGCTATGCCCGCGGTGCCGACCGGCACGGCGTCGACATCATCGAACATTGCGAAGTGACCGGCATCCGCCGCGAAAACGGTGTCGTCACCGGCGTCGAAACGACCAAGGGCTTCATCGGCTGCGGCAAGCTGGCGCTGGCCGCGGCCGGCAATTCCTCGCGCGTCGGCGAGATGGCGGATCTGAAGCTGCCGCTGGAAAGCCATGTGCTGCAGGCCTTCGTGACCGAGGGGCTGAAGCCCTGCATCGACCACGTGATCGTCTACGGCGGCGGGCATTTCTACATCTCGCAGTCGGACAAGGGCGGGCTCGTTTTCGGCGCCGAGATTGACGGCTATTCCTCCTATGCTCAGCGCGGCAACCTTGCGACGGCGGAACACGTGATGGAGGAGGGGGTGACGATGATCCCCGGCCTGTCGCGGGTGCGGGTGCTGCGCGCCTGGGGTGGTGTCATGGACATGAGCATGGACGGCTCGCCGATCATCGATCGCACGTCTATCGACAATCTCTACCTCAATTGCGGCTGGTGCTACGGCGGCTTCAAGGCGACGCCGGCTTCCGGCTACTGCTTCGCCCACCTGATCGCCAAGAACGACACCCATCCGGTGGCGCGCGCCCTCAGGCTCGATCGCTTCGCCCGCGGCTATGCCGTCGACGAGGCCGGGGCCGGGCCACAGCCCAACCTTCACTGA
- a CDS encoding sarcosine oxidase subunit gamma — protein MVRDYNNRHALEQKLRAAPAPAADDHLMVGHWRTVATVLARAGQEDAVRQAIASAPEFSLRFSGPGEWLVVSETEAPSGLVRRLEELCAGAAYVVDQSDGRVVFRLAGPNARSILAKGIGLDLHPATFTLGGSANVLCGHIPVNLARTDEDTFELIVPRSYAESLFDDLVRMGRAFDLTAAFSD, from the coding sequence ATGGTTCGCGACTACAACAACCGCCATGCGCTGGAACAGAAACTGCGCGCGGCACCGGCGCCTGCAGCGGACGATCACTTGATGGTCGGCCATTGGCGCACGGTCGCGACGGTTCTTGCTCGTGCCGGTCAGGAAGACGCGGTGCGGCAGGCGATCGCTTCGGCGCCCGAGTTCTCGCTCCGCTTTTCAGGCCCCGGGGAATGGCTGGTGGTCTCAGAGACGGAGGCGCCGAGCGGACTCGTGCGCCGCCTCGAGGAGCTCTGCGCCGGTGCTGCTTACGTCGTCGACCAGAGCGACGGACGTGTCGTCTTCCGTCTTGCCGGACCGAACGCACGCAGCATCCTTGCCAAAGGCATCGGCCTCGACCTTCATCCCGCGACCTTTACGCTTGGGGGCAGCGCCAACGTTCTTTGCGGTCACATCCCGGTCAATCTCGCCCGGACTGACGAAGACACGTTTGAACTGATCGTGCCGCGGAGTTACGCCGAATCGCTCTTCGACGACCTCGTGCGGATGGGGCGGGCGTTCGATCTCACCGCTGCTTTTTCAGACTGA
- a CDS encoding sarcosine oxidase subunit delta — MASLITCPHCGVRPKEEFAIRGDASRGRPEPMDSDEAWHDYVYVRTNPRGRTLEHWHHIAGCRRFLVVERDTATHEVYSVVDAAEFARRPAR, encoded by the coding sequence ATGGCAAGCCTGATTACCTGCCCGCATTGCGGGGTCCGACCGAAGGAAGAATTCGCGATCCGCGGCGATGCCTCGCGTGGTCGGCCGGAGCCGATGGATTCGGACGAAGCCTGGCACGACTATGTTTACGTGCGCACCAACCCCCGCGGCCGCACGTTGGAGCATTGGCATCACATCGCCGGCTGTCGCCGCTTCCTCGTGGTCGAGCGCGATACGGCGACCCACGAGGTCTATTCCGTCGTCGATGCCGCCGAGTTTGCGCGGAGGCCGGCGCGATGA